The following coding sequences lie in one Arabidopsis thaliana chromosome 3, partial sequence genomic window:
- a CDS encoding Integrin-linked protein kinase family (Integrin-linked protein kinase family; FUNCTIONS IN: protein serine/threonine/tyrosine kinase activity, kinase activity; INVOLVED IN: regulation of signal transduction, protein amino acid phosphorylation; LOCATED IN: chloroplast; EXPRESSED IN: 6 plant structures; EXPRESSED DURING: L mature pollen stage, M germinated pollen stage, 4 anthesis; CONTAINS InterPro DOMAIN/s: Integrin-linked protein kinase (InterPro:IPR016253), Serine/threonine-protein kinase domain (InterPro:IPR002290), Serine-threonine/tyrosine-protein kinase (InterPro:IPR001245), Protein kinase-like domain (InterPro:IPR011009), Protein kinase, catalytic domain (InterPro:IPR000719), Ankyrin repeat-containing domain (InterPro:IPR020683), Tyrosine-protein kinase, catalytic domain (InterPro:IPR020635), Ankyrin repeat (InterPro:IPR002110); BEST Arabidopsis thaliana protein match is: Integrin-linked protein kinase family (TAIR:AT2G43850.1); Has 148950 Blast hits to 121470 proteins in 4033 species: Archae - 166; Bacteria - 14141; Metazoa - 63831; Fungi - 11612; Plants - 31303; Viruses - 594; Other Eukaryotes - 27303 (source: NCBI BLink).): MDNIAAQLKRGISRQFSTGSMRRTLSRQFTRQNSLDPRRNNMRFSFGRQSSLDPIRRSPESLSCEPHMSVPENLDSTMQLLFMASKGDVNGVEELLNEGIDVNSIDLDGRTALHIASCEGHYDVVKVLLSRRANIDARDRWGSTAAVDAKYYGNVEVYNLLKARGAKAPKTRKTPMTVGNPKEVPEYELNPLELQVRKVDGISKGTYQVAKWNGTRVSVKIFDKDSYSDPERVNAFTNELTLLAKARHPNIVQFVGAVTQNLPMMIVVECNPKGDLSVYLQKKGRLSPSKALRFALDIARGMNYLHECKPDPIIHCELMPKNILLDRGGQLKISGFGLIKLSKIGEDSAKVVNHEAQIDKSNYYIAPEIYKDEVFDKRADVHSFGVILYELTEGVSLFHPKPPEEVAESICIEGKRPTIRTKSKSYPPELKELIEECWHPEISVRPIFSEIIIRLDKIVTNCSKQGWWKDTFKFPWK; this comes from the exons atgGACAACATTGCCGCGCAGTTGAAGCGTGGGATATCGAGACAATTCTCGACAGGATCAATGAGACGAACATTAAGCCGACAATTCACGCGCCAAAATTCTCTCGATCCACGGCGTAACAACATGAGATTCAGCTTCGGTCGTCAATCTTCGCTTGATCCGATCAGACGTAGTCCTGAGTCTCTTAGCTGCGAGCCGCATATGTCTGTCCCCGAGAATCTTGATTCGACGATGCAGCTTCTCTTTATGGCGAGTAAAGGTGATGTTAATGGCGTTGAGGAGCTGCTTAATGAAGGAATAGATGTGAATAGCATTGATCTTGATGGTCGTACTGCTCTTCACATTGCTTCCTGTGAAGGTCATTATGATGTTGTTAAGGTTCTTCTTAGCCGGAGAGCTAATATCGATGCTCGTGATCGTTGGGGTAGTACG GCGGCTGTTGATGCAAAGTATTATGGGAATGTTGAAGTTTATAATCTCTTGAAAGCTCGAGGCGCTAAAGCTCCG aaaactaGAAAGACTCCAATGACGGTAGGGAATCCAAAAGAAGTTCCTGAGTATGAGCTTAATCCACTCGAGCTGCAAGTCCGAAAAGTTGATGGCATTTCAaag GGAACTTATCAAGTTGCTAAATGGAATGGCACGCGAGTCTCAGTAAAAATATTCGATAAAGATAGCTATTCAGATCCTGAACGAGT AAATGCTTTCACAAACGAATTGACTTTGCTAGCAAAAGCTCGGCATCCAAATATTGTTCAATTTGTTGGAGCCGTCACTCAAAATCTACCGATGATGATTGTAGTTGAGTGTAATCCAAAA GGTGATCTAAGTGTCTATCTTCAAAAGAAAGGTCGTCTTTCTCCTTCAAAAGCTCTGAGATTTGCTCTTGATATTGCTAGAGGAATGAACTACCTCCATGAATGTAAACCAGATCCGATCATCCACTGCGAGTTAATGCCAAA AAATATTTTGCTAGATAGAGGAGGGCAATTGAAGAtctctggttttggtttgataaagTTGTCAAAGATTGGAGAAGACAGTGCAAAAGTAGTGAACCACGAAGCTCAAATCGATAAGTCAA ATTACTATATAGCACCCGAAATTTACAAAGATGAAGTCTTCGATAAAAGGGCTGATGTGCATTCGTTTGGTGTCATTTTGTACGAG TTGACCGAGGGAGTATCTTTATTCCATCCTAAACCACCTGAAGAGGTTGCAGAATCGATTTGTATAGAAGGTAAAAGACCAACAATCAGAACAAAGTCAAAGAGTTACCCTCCGGAATTGAAAGA GTTGATTGAGGAATGCTGGCATCCAGAAATCAGTGTGAGGCCAATATTCTCTGAGATTATTATTCGGCTCGACAAGATAGTTACAAACTGTTCCAAGCAGGGTTGGTGGAAAGACACATTTAAGTTCCCTTG GAAATGA
- a CDS encoding allyl alcohol dehydrogenase-like protein (unknown protein; FUNCTIONS IN: molecular_function unknown; INVOLVED IN: biological_process unknown; LOCATED IN: chloroplast, chloroplast envelope; EXPRESSED IN: 23 plant structures; EXPRESSED DURING: 13 growth stages; Has 72 Blast hits to 72 proteins in 12 species: Archae - 0; Bacteria - 0; Metazoa - 0; Fungi - 0; Plants - 72; Viruses - 0; Other Eukaryotes - 0 (source: NCBI BLink).), which translates to MGILSWFTGSPKPSQSETSKPEMIQMPKSETPAPGMNGAIEVPRPDRATVFEFGSVAATGDRVTLAGYCPVSDDLEPCRWEILPADGKDAPQFRVVF; encoded by the coding sequence ATGGGGATTCTATCATGGTTCACGGGAAGTCCTAAGCCATCACAGTCCGAGACGTCTAAGCCGGAGATGATTCAGATGCCGAAATCAGAAACTCCAGCCCCGGGGATGAATGGAGCCATAGAAGTTCCTCGGCCCGATCGCGCGACGGTTTTCGAGTTCGGCTCCGTTGCTGCTACTGGAGACAGAGTCACTCTCGCTGGTTACTGTCCCGTTTCCGATGATCTCGAACCTTGCCGTTGGGAGATTCTTCCCGCCGACGGCAAAGACGCTCCACAGTTTCGCGTCGTCTTCTGA
- a CDS encoding Zinc-binding dehydrogenase family protein (Zinc-binding dehydrogenase family protein; FUNCTIONS IN: oxidoreductase activity, binding, catalytic activity, zinc ion binding; INVOLVED IN: response to oxidative stress; EXPRESSED IN: 8 plant structures; EXPRESSED DURING: 4 anthesis, C globular stage, petal differentiation and expansion stage, E expanded cotyledon stage, D bilateral stage; CONTAINS InterPro DOMAIN/s: GroES-like (InterPro:IPR011032), NAD(P)-binding domain (InterPro:IPR016040), Alcohol dehydrogenase, C-terminal (InterPro:IPR013149), Alcohol dehydrogenase superfamily, zinc-containing (InterPro:IPR002085); BEST Arabidopsis thaliana protein match is: Zinc-binding dehydrogenase family protein (TAIR:AT5G16990.1); Has 14802 Blast hits to 14786 proteins in 1767 species: Archae - 105; Bacteria - 8308; Metazoa - 744; Fungi - 1047; Plants - 497; Viruses - 0; Other Eukaryotes - 4101 (source: NCBI BLink).) yields MIWGIVNWEEFSTINPAAIFKIDVNINVPLSYYTGILGMIGLTAYAGFFEICSPKKGDTVFVSAASGAVGQLVGQFAKLMGCYVVGSAGSKQKVDLLLNKFGYDDAFNYKEEPDLDSALKRCVPKGIDIYFENVGGKMLDAVLLNMKTYGRIAVCGMISQYHLETRDRLQNLPDIIFKKIRMQGFASYDFIDRFPKFLEFVLPYIKEEKLAYVEDIVEGLENGPAALVGLLHGKNVGKQVLKVA; encoded by the exons ATGATTTGGGGAATTGTGAACTGGGAGGAGTTTAGTACTATCAACCCGGCTGCTATATTCAAAATCGACGTCAATATCAATGTTCCTCTCAGCTACTATACTGGAATCCTCG GTATGATAGGTTTAACTGCTTACGCCGGGTTTTTCGAGATATGTTCACCTAAGAAAGGAGACACAGTGTTCGTGTCTGCTGCTTCTGGCGCGGTTGGACAGCTCGTGGGTCAGTTTGCAAAGTTGATGGGCTGCTATGTTGTTGGAAGTGCCGGAAGTAAACAAAAG GTCGATCTCCTGCTGAACAAATTCGGTTACGATGATGCATTCAATTATAAGGAAGAGCCTGACCTTGACTCCGCCTTGAAGAG GTGTGTACCAAAAGGTATTGACATATACTTTGAGAACGTGGGAGGCAAAATGCTTGACGCGGTTCTACTTAACATGAAAACGTATGGACGAATCGCTGTATGTGGGATGATATCTCAGTACCATCTTGAAACCAGAGACAGGTTACAAAATCTACCTGACATCATATTCAAGAAGATAAGGATGCAAGGGTTTGCTTCTTATGACTTTATAGATAGATTCCCAAAGTTCTTGGAGTTTGTTCTTCCCTacataaaagaagagaaattagcGTACGTGGAAGACATTGTTGAAGGACTCGAGAATGGTCCTGCTGCTCTTGTAGGACTTCTTCATGGAAAAAACGTTGGTAAGCAAGTTCTCAAGGTTGCTTGA
- a CDS encoding Zinc-binding dehydrogenase family protein (Zinc-binding dehydrogenase family protein; FUNCTIONS IN: oxidoreductase activity, binding, catalytic activity, zinc ion binding; INVOLVED IN: response to oxidative stress; EXPRESSED IN: 8 plant structures; EXPRESSED DURING: 4 anthesis, C globular stage, petal differentiation and expansion stage, E expanded cotyledon stage, D bilateral stage; CONTAINS InterPro DOMAIN/s: GroES-like (InterPro:IPR011032), NAD(P)-binding domain (InterPro:IPR016040), Alcohol dehydrogenase, C-terminal (InterPro:IPR013149), Alcohol dehydrogenase superfamily, zinc-containing (InterPro:IPR002085); BEST Arabidopsis thaliana protein match is: Zinc-binding dehydrogenase family protein (TAIR:AT5G17000.1); Has 16333 Blast hits to 16305 proteins in 1827 species: Archae - 109; Bacteria - 9318; Metazoa - 826; Fungi - 1128; Plants - 582; Viruses - 0; Other Eukaryotes - 4370 (source: NCBI BLink).) produces METTVKNKQVILRNYVKGIPKESDLMIITASDPVELKVKPGSAAVMVRNLYLSCDPYMGILMREPTPSTLALLDAFIPGKPIAGIGVSQVIDSDDPSFTKGDMIWGIVNWEEFSTINPAAIFKIDVNINVPLSYYTGILGMIGLTAYAGFFEICSPKKGDTVFVSAASGAVGQLVGQFAKLMGCYVVGSAGSKQKVDLLLNKFGYDDAFNYKEEPDLDSALKRCVPKGIDIYFENVGGKMLDAVLLNMKTYGRIAVCGMISQYHLETRDRLQNLPDIIFKKIRMQGFASYDFIDRFPKFLEFVLPYIKEEKLAYVEDIVEGLENGPAALVGLLHGKNVGKQVLKVA; encoded by the exons ATGGAGACCACCGTGAAAAACAAGCAAGTGATACTGAGAAATTATGTGAAGGGTATCCCTAAAGAATCTGACCTAATGATTATCACAGCTTCAGACCCCGTGGAACTCAAGGTTAAGCCCGGATCAGCGGCGGTTATGGTGAGGAATCTTTACTTGTCTTGTGACCCTTACATGGGGATTCTCATGAGAGAACCAACTCCTTCCACTCTAGCACTTTTGGATGCCTTCATCCCCGGAAAG CCTATAGCTGGAATTGGAGTGTCTCAAGTAATAGATTCTGATGATCCATCTTTTACGAAAGGCGATATGATTTGGGGAATTGTGAACTGGGAGGAGTTTAGTACTATCAACCCGGCTGCTATATTCAAAATCGACGTCAATATCAATGTTCCTCTCAGCTACTATACTGGAATCCTCG GTATGATAGGTTTAACTGCTTACGCCGGGTTTTTCGAGATATGTTCACCTAAGAAAGGAGACACAGTGTTCGTGTCTGCTGCTTCTGGCGCGGTTGGACAGCTCGTGGGTCAGTTTGCAAAGTTGATGGGCTGCTATGTTGTTGGAAGTGCCGGAAGTAAACAAAAG GTCGATCTCCTGCTGAACAAATTCGGTTACGATGATGCATTCAATTATAAGGAAGAGCCTGACCTTGACTCCGCCTTGAAGAG GTGTGTACCAAAAGGTATTGACATATACTTTGAGAACGTGGGAGGCAAAATGCTTGACGCGGTTCTACTTAACATGAAAACGTATGGACGAATCGCTGTATGTGGGATGATATCTCAGTACCATCTTGAAACCAGAGACAGGTTACAAAATCTACCTGACATCATATTCAAGAAGATAAGGATGCAAGGGTTTGCTTCTTATGACTTTATAGATAGATTCCCAAAGTTCTTGGAGTTTGTTCTTCCCTacataaaagaagagaaattagcGTACGTGGAAGACATTGTTGAAGGACTCGAGAATGGTCCTGCTGCTCTTGTAGGACTTCTTCATGGAAAAAACGTTGGTAAGCAAGTTCTCAAGGTTGCTTGA